In Dromaius novaehollandiae isolate bDroNov1 chromosome 3, bDroNov1.hap1, whole genome shotgun sequence, the following are encoded in one genomic region:
- the CALM2 gene encoding calmodulin-2 produces MADQLTEEQIAEFKEAFSLFDKDGDGTITTKELGTVMRSLGQNPTEAELQDMINEVDADGNGTIDFPEFLTMMARKMKDTDSEEEIREAFRVFDKDGNGYISAAELRHVMTNLGEKLTDEEVDEMIREADIDGDGQVNYEEFVQMMTAK; encoded by the exons GCTGATCAACTGACAGAAGAGCAGATTGCAG AATTCAAAGAAGCTTTTTCACTATTTGACAAGGATGGTGATGGTACTATAACTACAAAGGAGTTGGGGACGGTGATGAGATCGCTTGGTCAAAACCCCACAGAAGCAGAGCTACAGGATATGATCAATGAAGTAGATGCTGATG GCAATGGCACAATTGACTTTCCAGAGTTTCTGACAATGATGGCGAGAAAAATGAAAGATACAGATAGTGAAGAAGAAATTAGAGAAGCCTTCCGTGTGTTTGATAAG gATGGTAATGGTTATATTAGTGCTGCAGAACTTCGCCATGTGATGACAAATCTTGGGGAGAAGCTAACAGATGAAGAAGTTGATGAAATGATTAGGGAAGCAGACATTGATGGTGATGGTCAAGTAAACTATGAAG AGTTTGTACAAATGATGACAGCGAAGTGA
- the STPG4 gene encoding protein STPG4, with the protein MEDEDSCTYLQDKTPTPIPGTYAVQDFLQEAQLNPVKPMYSFKGEGRRRIPIYKRTADNSLPSVSAYVPPTFIDLAGKKLAMYSFKNLPRRSPSTLCFKDKDINPAPGQYDISSPPVSTFASKQFMFRSAVQRSSNNYFIPKEGPGPGHYEIKKERSRTVGSCFQSKVPRMLPVRSVSNLKYYPINSVSQQPEINHSGSSLKATITKNQFRKYFLRLRKVRLWLWKENTSKEDTPGPGAYEPTRQFPKQPRTIASLGQEHSIFFSTTDGF; encoded by the exons ATGGAGGATGAGGACTCTTGCACTTACCTGCAGGATAAAACT CCAACGCCAATACCAGGTACTTATGCAGTACAAGATTTTCTTCAGGAAGCCCAGCTCAACCCCGTGAAGCCCATGTACAGTTTtaaaggagaaggcagaaggagaaTACCCATCTACAAACGAACAGCTGATAACTCACTACCAAGTGTTTCTGCGTACGTTCCTCCTACTTTCATAGATTTGGCAGGGAAAAAGCTAGCAatgtattcatttaaaaacttaCCAAGAAGAAGTCCCAGTACCTTATGTTTTAAAGACAAg GATATTAACCCTGCACCAGGACAGTATGACATCAGCTCTCCTCCAGTCTCCACATTTGCTTCCAA ACAGTTTATGTTTCGTTCCGCTGTCCAGAGGTCCTCAAATAATTACTTCATTCCA AAAGAAGGCCCAGGACCAGGTCACTACGAAATAAAGAAAGAACGATCTCGCACTGTGGGCTCATGTTTCCAGTCGAAAGTACCCAGGATGCTGCCAGTCCGCTCAGTGAGTAATCTGAAATATTATCCGATAAATAGTGTATCTCAACAGCCTGAAATTAATCACTCGGGGTCATCTCTAAAAGCAACAATTACAAAGAATCAGTTTCGGAAATATTTCCTGAGGCTGAGAAAGGTGAGACTTTGGCTATGGaaagaaaatacttctaaagAAG ATACTCCAGGGCCTGGAGCCTATGAGCCCACAAGACAGTTTCCAAAGCAGCCACGAACTATTGCTAGCTTGGGTCAGGAGCACAGCATCTTCTTCAGCACTACAGATGGGTTTTAG